A window of the Egibacter rhizosphaerae genome harbors these coding sequences:
- a CDS encoding ubiquinol-cytochrome c reductase iron-sulfur subunit, whose protein sequence is MLSTIAVILAAGLLMALLGAAAGLWWMRRAMRRPVRVCAAPADGCDGCPSSGGSGPRFAPQLAFAAASGGGGSGGAGGEAPESRGPDRRTFLRGALGLSSLGAVGSFGAASIAFLWPDTRGGFGAVLEVGHVDDVLNDIDEADGAFEFTPGRARLVRYDPEDDTEDAYLELTQEGESPVLALYQVCPHLGCAVPWCDSSRWWECPCHASAYNRWGEFQDGPAPRGMDRFRVEISDDGILSVDTTEIIDGPSRGQQSLIQPREGDACV, encoded by the coding sequence ATGTTGAGCACGATCGCGGTGATCCTCGCGGCAGGGCTCCTGATGGCGCTGCTGGGGGCAGCCGCGGGTCTCTGGTGGATGCGCCGGGCCATGCGCCGGCCGGTCCGCGTGTGCGCCGCACCCGCGGACGGTTGCGACGGGTGCCCGTCGTCGGGCGGCAGCGGCCCGCGCTTCGCCCCGCAGCTCGCGTTCGCCGCCGCGTCCGGGGGTGGTGGCAGCGGCGGTGCCGGGGGCGAAGCGCCCGAGTCGCGGGGCCCCGACCGCCGCACGTTCCTGCGCGGCGCGCTCGGCCTGTCCAGCCTCGGGGCCGTCGGCAGCTTCGGGGCCGCGAGCATCGCCTTCCTGTGGCCGGACACGCGCGGCGGCTTCGGGGCCGTCCTCGAGGTCGGACACGTCGACGACGTGCTGAACGACATCGACGAGGCCGACGGCGCCTTCGAGTTCACGCCCGGCCGAGCACGGCTGGTGCGCTACGACCCGGAGGACGACACCGAGGACGCCTACCTGGAGCTGACCCAGGAGGGCGAGTCCCCGGTCCTGGCGCTCTACCAGGTCTGCCCGCACCTCGGCTGCGCGGTGCCCTGGTGCGACTCGTCGCGGTGGTGGGAGTGCCCCTGCCACGCGTCGGCCTACAACCGCTGGGGCGAGTTTCAGGACGGTCCGGCGCCCCGCGGGATGGACCGCTTCCGAGTGGAGATCAGCGACGACGGCATCCTCTCGGTCGACACGACCGAGATCATCGACGGCCCGTCCCGTGGCCAGCAGTCGTTGATCCAGCCACGCGAGGGGGACGCGTGCGTCTAG
- a CDS encoding c-type cytochrome translates to MNDAGLLIAILVIAVLVATGLLWYGAGRSRRRSQRAQELPPAMRPAYSDEQLEKGVLERWMGWGFVLSAFFAIGLPVYWAFETQRIQTEEQERYVHSVAEGEQLYVDNCAECHGSELGGGAAPSPYDAEETWPAPALNNIVQRYEENENVDDVRDHITLTLERGIQGTPMPVYGVAYEGPFTDQEIQHVADYILARQEAGAAAEEPEDPDENGEADEDEADEDEADEPEDPDENGENDEAASAADGPLQVSDQTGEELYAANCAQCHGDEGQGRVGPSLVGVTERHGEETLMGILRQGIYQPWTPMPAFQQGWYYQDARYDDDALERIVDYLHDLQPDEIPEDFERWQTPGVEHGPDFGPRPPGDEDDEDDEDDEDEDADEDDGDDEDDGDGVARNARSDGGR, encoded by the coding sequence GTGAACGACGCCGGACTGCTCATCGCGATCCTCGTCATCGCCGTCCTGGTGGCGACGGGGTTGCTCTGGTACGGCGCCGGACGCTCGCGGCGGCGCTCCCAGCGTGCGCAGGAGCTCCCGCCCGCCATGCGCCCGGCCTACTCCGACGAGCAGCTCGAGAAGGGCGTGCTGGAGCGCTGGATGGGGTGGGGCTTCGTGCTGTCCGCGTTCTTCGCGATCGGCTTGCCGGTGTACTGGGCGTTCGAGACGCAGCGCATCCAGACCGAGGAGCAGGAGCGCTACGTCCACTCGGTGGCGGAGGGGGAGCAGCTCTACGTCGACAACTGCGCCGAATGCCACGGCTCCGAGCTCGGGGGTGGTGCGGCCCCGTCCCCGTACGACGCCGAGGAGACCTGGCCGGCGCCCGCGCTGAACAACATCGTCCAGCGTTACGAGGAGAACGAGAACGTCGACGACGTGCGTGATCACATCACCCTCACGCTCGAGCGGGGCATCCAGGGCACCCCGATGCCGGTGTACGGCGTCGCCTACGAGGGGCCGTTCACCGATCAGGAGATCCAGCACGTCGCCGACTACATCCTCGCCCGCCAGGAGGCCGGGGCGGCCGCCGAGGAACCCGAGGATCCCGACGAGAACGGCGAGGCCGACGAGGACGAGGCCGACGAGGACGAGGCCGACGAACCCGAGGATCCCGACGAGAACGGCGAGAACGACGAGGCGGCGAGCGCGGCGGACGGCCCGCTGCAGGTCAGCGACCAGACGGGCGAGGAGCTCTACGCCGCGAACTGCGCCCAGTGCCACGGGGACGAGGGCCAGGGCCGGGTCGGCCCGTCCCTGGTCGGGGTGACCGAGCGCCACGGCGAGGAGACGCTGATGGGGATCCTGCGGCAGGGGATCTATCAGCCGTGGACGCCGATGCCGGCGTTCCAGCAGGGCTGGTACTACCAGGACGCTCGGTACGACGACGATGCGCTGGAGCGGATCGTAGACTACCTGCACGACCTCCAGCCCGACGAGATCCCCGAGGACTTCGAGCGCTGGCAGACCCCCGGCGTCGAGCACGGACCCGATTTCGGTCCGCGTCCTCCCGGCGACGAGGACGACGAGGACGACGAGGACGACGAAGACGAAGACGCGGACGAGGACGACGGGGACGACGAGGACGACGGGGACGGCGTCGCGCGGAACGCGCGCTCGGACGGAGGCCGCTAG
- a CDS encoding TlpA family protein disulfide reductase, which yields MRPIATMLLLGSLLLLGACTSGGDDTGQGFVGGSGSVSFEPDEREPAPDVSAETLEGEELALDDHEGIVVLNFWASWCGPCAREAPDLVATHEAYADRGVDLLGVNVRDSRANARSFERDFDKPYPSWFDDASTIAADFGDIGPEALPTTIIIDEDRRVASRFFGRVTADQLADRLDELLDEAAARTPASGERAPAAAGSGQP from the coding sequence ATGCGCCCGATCGCAACGATGCTCCTGCTGGGGTCCCTGCTCCTGCTCGGTGCCTGCACGAGCGGTGGCGACGACACCGGGCAGGGCTTCGTCGGCGGCTCCGGCAGCGTGAGCTTCGAGCCGGACGAGCGCGAGCCCGCTCCCGACGTGTCCGCGGAGACGCTCGAGGGCGAGGAGCTCGCGCTCGACGACCACGAGGGGATCGTCGTGCTGAACTTCTGGGCGTCGTGGTGCGGCCCGTGCGCGCGCGAGGCCCCGGACCTCGTGGCGACCCACGAGGCCTACGCCGACCGGGGGGTCGACCTGCTCGGGGTGAACGTGCGCGACTCGCGGGCGAACGCCCGGTCGTTCGAGCGCGACTTCGACAAGCCGTACCCCTCCTGGTTCGACGACGCGTCGACGATCGCTGCCGACTTCGGCGACATCGGCCCGGAGGCGCTGCCCACGACGATCATCATCGACGAGGATCGGCGCGTGGCGAGCCGCTTCTTCGGGCGGGTGACCGCGGATCAGCTCGCCGACCGTCTCGACGAGTTGCTCGACGAGGCCGCGGCGCGAACCCCTGCGTCTGGTGAGCGGGCGCCCGCCGCCGCCGGTTCGGGGCAGCCGTGA
- a CDS encoding cytochrome c biogenesis CcdA family protein produces MSAPVVAAAVQCTGPICEAVVNANVLLAAPIALAAGIVSFASPCVLPLVPGYLSYMTGLSGAELAHSARGRARVVIGGLLFTLGFAIPFTLLGLVGGAISTQLLHPAWQAVLGVLVVALGLAMTGLLPLDLLNREKRLNARAIDGGALGAMPLGFVFGVGWTPCIGPALSAILALTAVGSGGSMARGGVLAFVYALGLGVPFILAGLLFHRAGRALEVLQRNARRVQIGGGLVLVAVGVAIASGLWASLINAMRPFITSFETIL; encoded by the coding sequence GTGAGCGCACCCGTGGTCGCCGCGGCCGTCCAGTGCACGGGACCGATCTGTGAAGCGGTCGTCAACGCGAACGTCCTGCTGGCCGCGCCGATCGCGCTCGCGGCGGGCATCGTGTCCTTCGCCTCGCCGTGCGTCCTCCCGCTGGTCCCCGGCTACCTCTCGTACATGACCGGGTTGTCCGGCGCGGAGCTCGCGCACAGCGCCCGCGGGCGCGCGCGGGTGGTGATCGGCGGGCTCCTGTTCACGCTCGGCTTCGCGATCCCCTTCACGCTCCTCGGCCTGGTCGGTGGCGCGATCTCGACCCAGCTGCTGCATCCGGCCTGGCAGGCGGTGCTCGGGGTGCTCGTCGTGGCGCTGGGGCTGGCGATGACGGGCCTGTTGCCGTTGGACCTGCTGAACCGGGAGAAGCGGCTCAACGCCCGCGCGATCGACGGGGGAGCGCTGGGAGCGATGCCGCTCGGGTTCGTGTTCGGGGTCGGCTGGACGCCCTGCATCGGGCCTGCGCTGTCGGCGATCCTGGCGCTCACGGCGGTCGGCAGCGGCGGGAGCATGGCTCGTGGTGGGGTCCTCGCGTTCGTCTACGCGCTCGGGCTCGGGGTGCCGTTCATCCTCGCCGGGCTGCTGTTCCACCGTGCGGGCAGGGCGCTGGAGGTCCTGCAGCGCAACGCGCGGCGCGTCCAGATCGGTGGGGGTCTGGTCCTCGTCGCGGTCGGCGTCGCGATCGCGAGCGGTCTCTGGGCGAGCCTCATCAACGCCATGCGCCCGTTCATCACCAGCTTCGAGACGATCCTCTGA
- the resB gene encoding cytochrome c biogenesis protein ResB, translating into MTAPSRSGQAGEAPAPGQEDQAGQQARARGERAAGGRKGAPGGVLGPGETVVWLWRRLRRMSTALWLLFALAAASLIATFVPQEPVIPTTVADWREGVEGPGPEVAAAFDALGLFDVYGSWWFIAVVVLLFVSLTGCLIPRWKAFAVQVRRPPVAGRNLDRLSHRREIATDRSPEEALTAAERVLRRHRFRRRRVAPDEASVAGSGTGSARSRIAAERGHWREGGSLLFHTSFYVLLAGVIGGHALGFFGQVNVVEGDAFTDTRIAYDRAEPGALFGADSHRGFTVRLDEFDVRFAPNQVPSEFVSSVTVLEEGEEVHEDEVRVNDRLEYAGMNLYQMRWGYAPELRVRSGDEPLYEDHLMLREEDTGAWTGVAKVAVGDPQIALEVLLIPDFGVTDDGEVVNRGPEAENPRLFGNLWVGDLGFERALPAAEFDREGGERLATVELEPGSTQQLLGDDLVLDFDGVAHWSGFQVAHQPGRGVLLFAAALLLAGLVPSLYAYRRRLWVDVHPSGQGSAVRVAGVAQQRGERFADEFERVGRELEDALAGEPRASSDARMGPAGEDSSEPRPWGDESIGPDESSEEADARR; encoded by the coding sequence ATGACCGCACCGTCGCGATCGGGGCAGGCGGGCGAGGCACCCGCGCCGGGCCAGGAGGACCAGGCAGGTCAACAGGCCCGCGCACGCGGCGAGCGTGCCGCCGGCGGCCGGAAGGGCGCGCCGGGCGGGGTGTTGGGTCCCGGCGAGACCGTCGTGTGGCTCTGGCGGCGGCTGCGGCGCATGTCGACCGCTTTGTGGCTCCTGTTCGCACTCGCCGCCGCGAGCCTGATCGCGACGTTCGTGCCGCAGGAGCCGGTGATCCCGACGACGGTCGCGGACTGGCGGGAGGGCGTCGAGGGCCCGGGGCCGGAAGTGGCGGCCGCGTTCGACGCGCTGGGGCTCTTCGACGTCTACGGGTCGTGGTGGTTCATCGCGGTCGTCGTGCTGCTGTTCGTGAGCCTCACCGGATGCCTCATCCCGCGCTGGAAGGCGTTCGCCGTGCAGGTGCGTCGCCCCCCGGTGGCCGGGCGCAACCTCGATCGGCTGTCGCACCGCCGCGAGATCGCCACGGATCGTTCCCCCGAGGAGGCGCTCACCGCGGCCGAGCGCGTGCTGCGGCGGCACCGGTTCCGGCGACGCCGTGTGGCCCCCGACGAGGCATCCGTCGCCGGCTCGGGCACCGGCTCCGCCCGGAGCCGCATCGCGGCGGAACGGGGCCATTGGCGCGAGGGCGGCAGCCTCCTGTTCCACACCTCCTTCTACGTGCTGCTCGCCGGCGTCATCGGCGGTCACGCCCTGGGGTTCTTCGGCCAGGTCAACGTGGTCGAGGGTGATGCGTTCACCGACACCCGGATCGCCTACGACCGGGCGGAACCCGGCGCGCTCTTCGGTGCCGACTCGCACCGCGGGTTCACGGTCCGCCTGGACGAGTTCGACGTCCGGTTCGCGCCGAACCAGGTGCCGAGCGAGTTCGTCTCGAGCGTTACCGTGCTCGAGGAGGGCGAGGAGGTCCACGAGGACGAGGTCCGGGTCAACGACCGCCTCGAGTACGCGGGGATGAACCTCTACCAGATGCGCTGGGGCTATGCGCCCGAACTCCGGGTGCGCAGCGGCGACGAGCCGCTCTACGAGGACCATCTGATGCTGCGCGAAGAGGACACCGGTGCGTGGACCGGGGTCGCGAAGGTGGCGGTCGGGGACCCGCAGATCGCCCTCGAGGTGCTGCTGATCCCCGACTTCGGCGTCACCGACGACGGCGAAGTGGTCAACCGCGGGCCCGAGGCCGAGAACCCCCGGCTGTTCGGCAACCTGTGGGTCGGCGACCTCGGCTTCGAGCGTGCGCTGCCAGCGGCGGAGTTCGACCGCGAAGGGGGCGAGCGCCTCGCGACGGTGGAGCTCGAGCCGGGCAGCACGCAGCAGTTGCTCGGCGACGACCTCGTGCTCGACTTCGACGGGGTGGCGCACTGGTCCGGCTTCCAGGTCGCGCACCAACCCGGGCGGGGGGTCCTGCTGTTCGCCGCGGCGTTGCTGCTGGCCGGCCTGGTGCCCTCGCTGTACGCCTACCGGCGCCGGCTGTGGGTCGACGTCCACCCGAGCGGACAGGGCAGCGCGGTGCGGGTCGCGGGGGTCGCGCAGCAGCGGGGCGAGCGATTCGCCGACGAGTTCGAACGGGTCGGCCGGGAGCTCGAGGACGCTCTGGCGGGGGAACCGCGGGC